GCCAGCACCCAGTCACCTCCTGTTCTTCCCTCTCCACCTGCAGCTACTGTGGCATCCATGACCCTGCCTGTGTGGTGTACTGCAACACCAGCAAGAAGTGGTTCTGCAACGGGCGTGGGAACACCTCTGGCAGGTGAgtgagggagagctgcagccccactccagtctggtgctgtgctggctggggcttggCTCTTGGTGGCATTGAAGTTAGTGACCTTGAAGTgagcctccagcctcctttggtTAGCTTTCCACTGGTCCCACCGTAGGCTTCCATCTCAGCAGAACCTGAATCCCTCCTGTGAGCTGAGCTTGCTgcctcttcccctgccctgggctcctgcagggcacagcagaactgctgctcctggcctgtGAAGCTTTGGGAGGCTTCTCTCAATGGCCAGCAACATAAAAAGAACTTCTaagctgctttctgtgcttcCATCCTCACCTGTCACAGAGCATCCATGCCCTGAGGAGCCactggagctcagctctgggtcTGCTTGGAGGCAGAGGGACTCTCAGCAGTGTCTGCCATGCTCTGGCAGTGCAGTTGGGCTGTGTCTTGACTGTGACTTTtctcaggagctggctggaaatGGATGTCCTCTCTGTTTGCAGCCACATTGTGAATCATCTGGTGAGAGCAAAGTGCAAGGAAGTGACCCTGCACAAGGATGGACCTCTGGGAGAGACTGTCCTGGAGTGCTACAACTGTGGCTGTCGTAATGTCTTCCTCCTTGGCTTCATTCCAGCCAAGGCAGactctgtggtggttttgctCTGCAGGTGAGAGAATGCCTTTGGTGGAGGCTTGGTGCCaagcctgctgctcagcttcagAGGCTGGCACTTGCTGTTCAGTCAGTAGAGGGACTGAggggaaagctggggacagacttctgagcagggcctgtggggacagccctgagggtgatggtttgaaactaagagAGAGATTGAGGCTGGGAATGTCTGACactgggggtgcccagctgggagatgcacatccctggaagcattccaggtcaggatgttggtggctctgagcaacctactctggttgcagctgtctctgctgactgcagaggggttggactgggtgggctctgaaggtctcttcccacccagaccCCTGCATGACTTGGCACTGGTTAGCCTTGCTGAGCTGTGTACAGGTAGGTGCTGCAGTGCATCCAGCTTAGCTCTAGGGAAGAGTCTTCCTCCCAAGCCCTTCAAGGAAGAAAAggcctttccccttcttctaaAGTGTGCTTGTCAGAGCTGGGGAGATGAGTGAGGAGCCCTGTGGGAGTGGTGTCTCCATTACACTGTTTTTGTCAGAGTCTTTTGAAGGTGACAGCAGATTGAGAGCTCTTTCCCTGACAGCTTCTAGCAGAACCTCTGCTTTCCTACTTGTGTTGATtaagtgctgccagcagctgctggggagtggAAGGTGTGAGTGCAGTGAGCTCCCCTGttggctgcacagcagctgggaaggtaAACCCCAGTGCTCTCTGATGGGTTCTGTGTGCACTGCCTTGATGGACTGCAGCCACTTCCCCAGGTGGCAGGCTTTCACtttctgggtgctgcaggaaatcCTCCTGCTGGTGCAGAGCCTTCCCAGAGCTGATGCAGGGcctgggaaggagctgccctcagcctccacttGTGTGGTCTTCCCTTTTGGCTGAGGTGCTTGAGTGGCTTGAAGagcacagccacctccctggcaccctgcacagcagccttctcctcacacCTGGCTAACTGGGGACTCTCTTGCCTTGTTtgggctgtgcaggcagccctgtgccagtcAGAGCAGTCTGAAGGACATTAACTGGGACAGCTCACAGTGGCAGCCTCTGATCCAGGACCGCTGCTTCCTCTCCTGGCTGGTGAAGATCCCctctgagcaggagcagctgagggcaagGCAGATCACAGCTCAGCAGATCaacaagctggaggagctgtggaaGGTTTGTGCTGCTTTACCAGTGCTGGTTGTGCTTGCCCAAGTGCTGGCTctctgggggaggcagggaaggacaaGGCTGTTggagcagctggctgaggcAGGGCTCTCTCACACAGCACGTGGGGCTcaggccctgcagagctgacaagcagtgcagctgggaACTGATCAAAGGATTTAGGACAGTTTCACCCTTgggttctccagccctgtgcaaACTGCACTGTCAGGCAAGAGGGAGAAGCAGCCCCAAACAAAGCCCAACCAgcttgccctgcccagctgagttttgttgctgctctgcctgctcactggttgagcagggagctgctagGTCATGCTTGGTGTTCAGTTACTGCTTCCTGAGAGCGTCTCTGGACACCCTTTGACACCCAGCAAGCCTGACTGGGTGTGTGAGCATGACAGGATGGCCCTGTGTGGTTTTTAACTGCTTGTTACACTTCCTGTGGTGGCAAACCAcggtgctgctgcacagggagaggctggcacTTGCAAATGTGGAGCCCTTGGAAACAGGGTGTGCTCTGGGTTGCAGGAAAATCCATCTGCAACCCTGGAGGACTTGGAAAAGCCTGGAGTGGATGAGGAGCCTCAGCATGTCCTGCTGAGATATGAAGATGCTTACCAGTACCAAAATATCTTTGGCCCCCTTGTCAAGCTGGAGGCAGACTATGACAAGAAGCTGAAGGAGTCTCAGGTAATGGCCTTGGAAGAGGTCTGAGGAGgcttctggtgctgctctgctctggcacctgggcactgggagcagcatgGAGGCTTCAAGTGAAAGAATGACTTTGATGGAAGAGTGATGTCATCATTCCAGGAGTAGTGGAGATgcttgggagggagggggcagaccACCCCCAGACTGAGGTCTGAAGGAGTTGAGAGCATTGGGAGCTTGCATCCCTTCTGCATCCAGAGTTTATGCTTCCAGGAACCATGTTCTGTGCAACTTGCCCTTCATGTTCATAACCTGCAGTTAACCTTTGCTGGTCTCAGCTTCCAGTCCAGCTTGCATTCTGTGAGGGGATGCAAGCCCTTAGGGAGTGCTTGAAAGGTGGGGGAGGGCATGAGGCAGGTGGTGCTGAGCCTTTGTCTCTCATTAGCCAGCTCTTGTGGAAggtctgcaggggctgtggccTTGCTCCAGAGCAGTAGGTGCAGatagctgcctgtgctgtggcactgggacaggggagcagtgagggctgtggtgcttggcCAACAGCTCTGGAGGAGCCTAACAGatgcctgctcctcacccttAGACCCAGGACAACATCACAGTCAGATGGGACCTGGGCTTGAACAAGAAGAGGATTGCTTACTTCACTCTGCCAAAGACTGACTCAGGTAATGGCAGcttggctctgtgtgtgtgctgggggctggctgctcctctgggagCATCCCAAaagcttctttctcccttcctttgcaGACATGAGACTCATGCAAGGAGATGAGATCTGCCTGAGGTACAAAGGGGACCTGGCTCCTCTCTGGAAAGGCATTGGCCACGTCATCAAGGTTCCTGATAGTATCCTTTACTTAgtgagcctgcagggaggtgcagcccaggctctccgTTCCAGCTGGTTtaatttgctgtgggggatcTGCTGCAGCCTACAGAGGCAAAGTGGGGAGAGCCCAATCCAAAGCCTGCTCTGCATTACCACTTAACGAGGTTCTACAGATTATGGTGATGAGATAGCCatagagctgaggagcagcgtGGGAGCCCCTGTGGAGGTCACCCACAACTTCCAAGTGGACTTTGTGTGGAAGTCTACTTCCTTTGACAGGTACTGAGGGGTCCTTGTGTAGGGCACCTGTGGAGAGTCCTCTCTGAGGTCACCCTGatcctttgtttcctttcctgtccttccctcccctcaggATGCAGAGTGCTTTAAAAACCTTTGCTGTGGATGAGACCTCTGTCTCTGGCTACATCTACCACAAGCTGCTGGGGCACGAGGTGGAAGATGTCATCATCAAATGCCAGCTGCCAAAGCGCTTTACAGCACAAGGACTTCCTGATCTCAACCACTCTCAGGTAGcctcatctccagagagggtgaCTGAGGCTTTGTGAGCAGAGCTTGGGCAGCTTTAGCCTCCCATGCACTGAATGCTAACCAGCACCACACCCCCGGCCCTAGGTTTATGCTGTGAAGACTGTCCTGCAGCGTCCCCTGAGCCTTATCCAGGgtccccctggcactgggaagaCAGTGACATCAGCCACCATTGTCTATCACCTGGCCAGACAGGGCAATGGGTAAGAGCTGTGCTCCTGGCATCTCTGGGGGAGGGGAGTCTCAGTGGGCAGGGAATCAGCTGGCTTTGAGAAAGGCAGATCTGTGCTGAGCCAAGGGGCTCTGGAGCTACCCTTCTCTGGGAGGGCTTCTGCCTAGGCAGTTCAGCTGTGttcctgggggctgtgctggagcacaggagtgCACTGGAGGCCTATAGAAAAGGCTGACAGCTCGTGGGACTGACCTGGTGCTGCCTCACCCTCGGGCAGGCCTGTCCTGGTCTGCGCTCCAAGCAACATCGCTGTGGATCAGCTGACGGAGAAGATCCACCAGACCGGCCTGAAGGTGGTTCGGCTGTGTGCCAAGAGCAGGGAGGCAATCGACTCTCCTGTGTCCTTCCTGGCACTGCACAACCAGATCAGGAACATGGACAGGTGAGAAatggctgaggggcagggcaCCCAACACACCCCAGTTTGACCCCAACTGATGCCCCGTGTCGTACTGCCGGCGTGCGGAGCTGCTGGGCCCGCGCACCGAGCTCCGCCAGAGCTCCGCTCTCAGCCTGCCAAGGCGTTGCTCAGGCCACCAAGCAAGAATTCCTGGGGTGTGTTTGTGGCTTTATTGCAGCATGCCAGAGctccagaagctgcagcagctgaaggatgaGACTGGAGAGCTGTCCTCTGCCGATGAGAAACGTTACCGTGCCCTGAAGCGAACGGCCGAGCGAGAGCTGCTCATGGTGAGGGCTCCCACCTGGGGAGCTCAGAGTGTAACTGGGAGTGGGGGAGGCCCCTGGCAGGGTGTtgagtgctctgctgctgctctctgtggttAACTGTGGCTGCTTGCTGTCTCAGAACGCAGATGTGATCTGCTGCACGTGTGTGGGCGCCGGGGACCCCAGGCTGGCCAAGATGCAGTTCCGCTCCATCCTGATCGACGAAAGCACCCAGGCCACCGAGCCCGAGTGCatggtgccagtggtgctggGAGCCAAGCAGgtagggcacagcctggcagcagcattcccactgcaggcttgggggGGCACCACATCCTTTCCTTTCGTGGGAGACCCTTCTGTACCCTGGGCCTCAGGGATGTTGTCTGCTGTTAGTGTTCTGATTCCATGGGACAGTTTTGCCTGGGACACCTTGGTCCTGTtaggagaggctggaggctgAGTGGGAGTTGGTTTGATCAGCTGAAAAGGAGGCTGGCACTAAAGGTTTGTAAGCCACAGATTAGATCTGAAGTCCAGTGGAAGTCTGACTGATTGgaaggggccagactctgcccagggacaggacagggggcactgggcacaaactggaagccaggaggagaagcttgTTTGGTCTGagggagcaagctgcccagagaggttgtggagtctcctctggagagcttccagccccacctggccgttgtgctcctgggcaagctgctttgggtgccctgctttagccagGGGGAGTTCAACTGAGCgctccccagaggtcccttcccacccctgctgtgctgggatggcTTCTGAAGGGGTTTCCCggccagctctccctgctgcttctggctccTGGGGGGTGGCCTTCAGGAGGCAAAGGCTTAGCTGTCgaccttccctctccctcagctgATCCTGGTGGGtgaccactgccagctgggccCCGTGGTGATGTGCAAGAAggctgccaaggcagggctgtCGCAGTCGCTGTTCGAgcggctggtggtgctgggcatcCGGCCCATCCGCCTGCAGGTGCAGTACCGAATGCACCCCGCGCTCAGCGCCTTCCCCTCCAACATCTTCTACGAGGGCTCGCTGCAGAACGGCGTCACTGCAGGTAGGGCTGCCCCCCGCGgtgcccccctgtgccccccactgccccatgctgcctgtggtgccccccactgccccccgctgcccgcggtgccccctgtgccccccactgccccccgctgcccgcggtgccccctgtgccccccactgCCCGCGgtgcccccctgtgccccgCGCTGCCCGcggtgccccctgtgcccccactGCCCCACGCTGCCCGcggtgccccctgtgccccccactgCCCCACGCTGCCCGcggtgccccctgtgccccccactgCCCCACGCTGCCCGcggtgccccctgtgcccccccctgccccacgctgcccgcggtgccccctgtgccccccactgCCCCACGCTGCCCGcggtgccccctgtgccccccgctgccccatgctgcccgtggtgccccctgtgccccccactgccccatgctgcccgtggtgccccctgtgccccccactgCCCCATGCTGCCCGCAGTGCCCCCCGGTGCCCCATGCTGCCCGtggtgccccctgtgccccccactgCCCCACGCTGCCCGcggtgccccctgtgccccccactgccccacggtgccccctgtgccccccactgCCCCACGCTGCCCGcggtgccccctgtgccccacgCTGCCCGcggtgccccctgtgccccacgCTGCCCGcggtgccccctgtgccccacgCTGCCCGcggtgccccctgtgccccccactgccccccgctgcccgcggtgccccctgtgccccgcGCGCCTGCTCTGCCGCTCGGGGTCGCAGGCAGCATCCTCGGCGCCCGCTCAGGGCattgctgctgagctggagctgagcccgggaggtgctgtgctggcaggaacagctgcagggctgctcagccccaggggggcCACGGGtggagggctggggccagctctgggctcccagtACAAAAGAGactgggacctgctggagagagcccagcgagggggcctggagcagctctgtgaggagcaaaggctgagagcctggggaggagcagccccagagggcagctgagcaatgcccagcaagagctgaaggctggggggcaagaggctggggccaggctctgcccagtggtGGCACAAGGCACacactggagcccaggaggttccatgtgcacaggaggagaaagttgtttggtgtgaggctgctggaggcctggggcaggctgcccagagaggctgtggagtctccttctctgcagagcttccaaccccccctgggcactgtgctcctgggcaagctgctgtgggagccctgctggagcagggggttgggctgggtgagctccagaggtcccttccagcccctccacgctgggggctctgctgggtgttgCTGCCAGTGAGGCAGCTCTGACTGGGACTGGTTCTCACCCTGCAGCAGACCGTGTGAAGAAGGGCTTTGACTTCCAGTGGCCCCAGCCAGACAAGCCAATGTTCTTCTACGTcacccaggggcaggaggagattGCCAGCTCGGGCACCTCCTACCTGAACAGGTAAACAAAGCTCAGCACTGAGTGCAGAAAGCATTTGAAAGCAGCTCAAATGCAAGGGAGGTTAAAGGAATCTCTTAGCCCTGTGGCATCCCTTGGGGGCAGTGACTGAAGTGCAGTGTGCAGtgctcagagccaggctggatggggcatgcagcaccctgggctagtgagaggtgtccctgccactgggtgatccttaaggtcccttccaaccccaccccctctgcagtcctgTGGTGACATTTGTGTCATTCTGagaccctggagctgctggctggtgccaggggtggggactgctcaacccagctgcagctctgcagaatccAAGTGCCTGAGCAGGGTGAAGTTGAgcctttccctgcagcagccccagctgtgccgTAGCTTGGAGCCATCCACCTGCAGGGGTGAGGCTGGTGCcttggtgctgagctgagccaccctctctcttcccaggaCGGAAGCTGCCAACGTGGAGAAGATCACCaccaagctgctgaaggctggTGCCAAGCCAGACCAGATTGGCATCATCACCCCCTACGAGGGCCAGCGCTCCTACCTGGTGCAGTACATGCAGTTCAGTGGCTCCCTGCACACCAAGCTCTACCAGGTGTGGAgaacagctgggctgcagagaaggTGGAAAGGGCAAACGCTGGGaagtgtcccagcagcctcatgttcagcctggcTCCTCAGGCGTCTGTCTGTGTTTATTCTTCAGTCGGTTTCCAGCTGATTGGGGTTGAAATGGACCAGGGAGAGAGGTTTAGGAGGGACCAAATGCCAGGAGGTGTCTGGGGAGCAGTTAgccagagaaaggaggaagcCTTCTGAAGGTCTCTGGTGAGGGGAGGCTCCGGTCCTCTGAGGCACAGAAGGGAGAGGTCCTGGCTGTGGAAAAGCATCACTCAGTTTATGGCTTGGCTGAGAGCATCCTGCCAGGAGACACACAGGAAGCCAAGCTCCATAAATCCTGACGGTCCTGCTGCTTGTTTGTGGGGAATGTGGAACTCCTCTACCCaacaccaaccttgttgccacAAACAAGGCAGTTGTGTGTTTAACCTCCTCTCTTGTGCAACCCTGAGGACCTGGTTGGTGTTTccactgcaggagggctgggtggAAATACTGTGTCTGCTGCCAGGAATGATCTGTCCCTCTGCTGAGGtttctggggagctgggagcagctctgctggcttggAGCTCTCTCACTCCCAGGTTGTGGGAGAGTCAGAGGGGGTTTGGCAGCATTCTCAGCAAAGATGCTTTCCATAGTGCAGATGCCAGCTGGGGAAATGAGAGCACCACAGGGCAGGGAACACAACAGgaactgctgctgggctgagactctctgtcctgcaggcagctgctcagtgcccagcagagggacCAGAGAATTTCTCCTTACACAAATAACAGTTCTGGGGTCaaaagctgggagctgctgtgcccagccaaggccctggggctgcctgctggcagcagggctgttgtgccctgtgctgctgtcactgaCCTGG
The DNA window shown above is from Dryobates pubescens isolate bDryPub1 chromosome 31, bDryPub1.pri, whole genome shotgun sequence and carries:
- the UPF1 gene encoding regulator of nonsense transcripts 1 isoform X1, which encodes MSVEAYGPSSQTLTFLDTEEAELLGADTQGSEFEFTDFTLPSQTQTPPGPGQAGPGQGQGPPGAGQGPPGPIEAQVNGPDGILQNGAVDDSVAKTSQLLAELNFEEDEEDTYYTKDLPVHACSYCGIHDPACVVYCNTSKKWFCNGRGNTSGSHIVNHLVRAKCKEVTLHKDGPLGETVLECYNCGCRNVFLLGFIPAKADSVVVLLCRQPCASQSSLKDINWDSSQWQPLIQDRCFLSWLVKIPSEQEQLRARQITAQQINKLEELWKENPSATLEDLEKPGVDEEPQHVLLRYEDAYQYQNIFGPLVKLEADYDKKLKESQTQDNITVRWDLGLNKKRIAYFTLPKTDSDMRLMQGDEICLRYKGDLAPLWKGIGHVIKVPDSSTDYGDEIAIELRSSVGAPVEVTHNFQVDFVWKSTSFDRMQSALKTFAVDETSVSGYIYHKLLGHEVEDVIIKCQLPKRFTAQGLPDLNHSQVYAVKTVLQRPLSLIQGPPGTGKTVTSATIVYHLARQGNGPVLVCAPSNIAVDQLTEKIHQTGLKVVRLCAKSREAIDSPVSFLALHNQIRNMDSMPELQKLQQLKDETGELSSADEKRYRALKRTAERELLMNADVICCTCVGAGDPRLAKMQFRSILIDESTQATEPECMVPVVLGAKQLILVGDHCQLGPVVMCKKAAKAGLSQSLFERLVVLGIRPIRLQVQYRMHPALSAFPSNIFYEGSLQNGVTAADRVKKGFDFQWPQPDKPMFFYVTQGQEEIASSGTSYLNRTEAANVEKITTKLLKAGAKPDQIGIITPYEGQRSYLVQYMQFSGSLHTKLYQEVEIASVDAFQGREKDFIILSCVRANEHQGIGFLNDPRRLNVALTRARYGVIIVGNPKALSKQPLWNHLLNYYKEQKVLVEGPLNNLRESLMQFSKPRKLVNTINPGARFMTTAMYDAREAIIPGSVYDRSSQGRPSNMYFQTHDQIGMISAGPSHVTAMNIPIPFNLVMPPMPPPGYFGQANGPAAGRGAPKGKAGRGGRQKNRFGLPGASQANLPNSQASQDVVSQPFSQGPLTQGYISMSQPSQMSQPGLSQPELSQDSYLGDEFKSQIDVALSQDSTYQGERAYQHGGVTGLSQY
- the UPF1 gene encoding regulator of nonsense transcripts 1 isoform X2 — protein: MSVEAYGPSSQTLTFLDTEEAELLGADTQGSEFEFTDFTLPSQTQTPPGPGQAGPGQGQGPPGAGQGPPGPIEAQVNGPDGILQNGAVDDSVAKTSQLLAELNFEEDEEDTYYTKDLPVHACSYCGIHDPACVVYCNTSKKWFCNGRGNTSGSHIVNHLVRAKCKEVTLHKDGPLGETVLECYNCGCRNVFLLGFIPAKADSVVVLLCRQPCASQSSLKDINWDSSQWQPLIQDRCFLSWLVKIPSEQEQLRARQITAQQINKLEELWKENPSATLEDLEKPGVDEEPQHVLLRYEDAYQYQNIFGPLVKLEADYDKKLKESQTQDNITVRWDLGLNKKRIAYFTLPKTDSDMRLMQGDEICLRYKGDLAPLWKGIGHVIKVPDNYGDEIAIELRSSVGAPVEVTHNFQVDFVWKSTSFDRMQSALKTFAVDETSVSGYIYHKLLGHEVEDVIIKCQLPKRFTAQGLPDLNHSQVYAVKTVLQRPLSLIQGPPGTGKTVTSATIVYHLARQGNGPVLVCAPSNIAVDQLTEKIHQTGLKVVRLCAKSREAIDSPVSFLALHNQIRNMDSMPELQKLQQLKDETGELSSADEKRYRALKRTAERELLMNADVICCTCVGAGDPRLAKMQFRSILIDESTQATEPECMVPVVLGAKQLILVGDHCQLGPVVMCKKAAKAGLSQSLFERLVVLGIRPIRLQVQYRMHPALSAFPSNIFYEGSLQNGVTAADRVKKGFDFQWPQPDKPMFFYVTQGQEEIASSGTSYLNRTEAANVEKITTKLLKAGAKPDQIGIITPYEGQRSYLVQYMQFSGSLHTKLYQEVEIASVDAFQGREKDFIILSCVRANEHQGIGFLNDPRRLNVALTRARYGVIIVGNPKALSKQPLWNHLLNYYKEQKVLVEGPLNNLRESLMQFSKPRKLVNTINPGARFMTTAMYDAREAIIPGSVYDRSSQGRPSNMYFQTHDQIGMISAGPSHVTAMNIPIPFNLVMPPMPPPGYFGQANGPAAGRGAPKGKAGRGGRQKNRFGLPGASQANLPNSQASQDVVSQPFSQGPLTQGYISMSQPSQMSQPGLSQPELSQDSYLGDEFKSQIDVALSQDSTYQGERAYQHGGVTGLSQY